GCGCGGGATCTTCCGCAGCTGGCGGCAGGGCGTCTCTCACGACAACCGGCAAAGGTGCTGGATGCTCAGCTGAGTCTGGCGGTCACTGCCGGTCTATACCGGGGCTTGTCTGCAGCGCGAGGTGGCTCGTCACAGTTCCTCAGTCGGATGGATTTCCGTAGCCGTCATGGGGAACGGCCCGATACACCACCGCGGCAATAGTTTTATCTTCCGTCGAGGCGCAGGATGCCGCGTGTCGTGACACGGTCGGCTCCCCCGGAGAGCCACGGTGCGGCCCCAGATGCATTGAGAACCTGCGATCGGTAGAACGCGAGTACTGTAGCATCGCTCTCAATGCGCGCATCGCCCCAATCTGCCCACTGTGGATAGATACGCCAGTCCCAGTCGATGTAGCAGAAAGCCTTGATGCCTTTTGTCCCGCGGAGCAGGCCGAAGTAGGGTGCGAACCACTGATCGATGGCGGCATGTGGATCATGTACGGAGGCGCCTCGTAGCGTTGATTCCGCAATCATGACGGGGAAGCGGCGGCTGTCTGCCTCGGCAAGAAATTCGCGCGTTGCCGCAGACGAGAGAGTTGGAGGAGAGAAGAGGTTCACCCCCCACCAGTCGACATATGCATCGCCGGGATAGAACTGCTGCCAGCGCGCGGCGGCGAATCCTGCCGGAGCGCCTGCTCGCTGCTGATCGAGTTCGGCATCCGGGGACCAGTCCCAAACCACCGCTGCCTCCTGCGGCAGGCAACGATGGATAGCGTCTGCGATACGCCGAAAGGCTGCAACGTAACTCGGCGCGGCGTATCCGTTCCACGGTCCGTTGAACTCGTATCCGGGACGGACGAAGACAGGACGGGCAAGAGTCTGCAGTCCGGAACAGATCTGTTCCAGCGCGGCATCGTCCTTACCCGCTGCGGTCGCGGCCTCGTAGTGGTGTGTCCCACCACCTTCATTAAGCGAGATACCGATCTGAGGAATCAGATAATCCTGTGCTGTGCCAAGGTCCGCTCGAAGGCGCTCAAAGAACTTCGGCAAGTCGTCATGCAGGTCGACATAACGCATCATCAGCATCGGCCGGGCCGGCGCTACCGCCTTGGAATAGGCATCGAAGCTCTGCCGGTCGCTTTGGCCTGCTCCATGCAGGACTGTGTCGCGTGGCTCCAGCCTTCTGCCGTAAAAAGCACGTTTGACCGGGGGAGCCTTCGCCCATGCCTGTAATGGTGTGGCAGCGCTTGCGGCGTTTGCCGTAATGCTCTCATCCACGGCTCGCCGTTGCCAGCGATGCCATGCCCATATGCCCGCCAGAATCAGGCAAAGCAGCAGCATGATGCGTGCGGCGAGCTTCATGACGCCGTCTGCCCAGCCTGGTGCGAGCTCTCGAGAGACTTCTTCCATAGGTGGTGTAATACCTGTCCAGGCAGCAGCCAGATGCCGGCCAAAAATGCGAGTTCCAGCCAGCCCGGACGACTCGCCATGACCAGTCGGCCTATCTGCTGGAGCGCTCCCTTATCCTGGCTGCGCTTTGCCTTAAGTGCAACTTTGGTGCTCAGGAACGAGGCGAAGGCGCGGTCGCCAATCCATCGGCGGTATTGCTGCGCCCACTCCAGAGAGTCTTTCCAATTAGTGCGTCTCGATCGGGAGATGCTGTCGACCACGATGTTGTAAACCACCAGCGGTTCCCACGCGAATTTAACGCGGGCGCCGGCAAGATGCCATGCCTCCAGCAGCCATGCCCAGTCCTCATGGTCGGCATGCGTGGTGAAGGGAACTTTCTTGAGCAGGCTGCGGTGCAGCAGCAGTGACTGCAACGGAAGAACACCGGGGCGCTGGGTTAAGGATGGCCGTAACAGGATGTAGTCAGCCACATCCTCCGATGGACCAATGGGCCGTTCAGGATGGATGTTGTCTTTGCCTTGGGCACGATAGATCGCGCGGCAGGAGATCATCGTCTGGGGTGAGTTGCGATCAGCCAGGGCAAGCTGTTTCTCAATCTTTCCCGGAAGAATCAGGTCATCATCGTCCAGGAAGGTAAGCCACTCGCCGCAGCTTAGAGCTACGCCTTCATTTCTCGCAGCGGCCGGACCGCGGTTTGTGGGGAGCTCCGCGTAGTGAACGCGTGGATCGATGCCCTCGACAGCCGCCCGCGCTGCGGGATCGGGCCCATCGGAGACGATCACGATCTCAATGTGGTCGTAGGTTTGCGCCAGAGCGCTCTCGACCGCTTTTCGCATATCATCGGGTCGTTTGTACGTAGGGATGATGATGCTTACAAGCCCCGGCTCGCACTGACCAAAATCGCTGCGCACCGTCGTATCAACCATGACTGCTCTCCATCGCTGTCTGCGCTTCAGCCCGCAGGTTCGGCGATAACTTCTCCAGTAACGCCGGTGTGACACCGCCCAGAAGCTGGTCGGGTTCAAGCCATGTATCCTGCTCGGCCTCAGAACCTTCAGCGAAGCACATCTTCACGATGCAGGCATACGCTAGCGTCGTTGGCAGATAGGGATCGATCGGTACGGACTCGGCGAGACCCTCCAAAGCAAGCCATGTGAGCATTGCGGCCATCAACAGATCGGTCGCCTGGCGACTGCGCCGATAACGCTTCCACGCCAGAACAAGGGCTCCCCAGAGGACGCCCGCATATAGTAGCGCTCCAACAAATCCGAGGGACAAGGTCTGGTCCAGATAGTTCTCGTGGGCATGGGGCACTGTCCACCCCTGATGTCCCGAGATCAGGCTTACGCGGCTTGGCGACCAGAACCCGGCATATCCAAAGCCTTGCAGCGGACGTGTCTTCACATAGTCGGAGAGCTCTGCCCAGAGCGGCGCACGATTGGAGAGATTCGACGTGTTCTGGGTATCGGTGCGGCCCATCATGAAAGCGGACTGCGCCGCTCCTAGTCCCTTTTGCCCCACAACGTAGACCATGACTGGAAGCACAACCGCCAGGCACGCCACAGCCAGCATAGCGCGTGCAGATGCGCTGAGAATCTTCCGTGCCAGACGGAACATCATGATGCCCGCCATCATCAGGCAGATGATCGTGCTGACACGCGAACGGGTGAGATAGAGCAGGATAAACGCGGCGAACAGGGCTGGAGCCAGAAACTTACGCCATGTGGGCCTGCGATCGAAGAGCGTAAGCCCAGAGAAGATACAGACCACAAGACTCATGGCCTGATAGTTTGCTTCGGCGACGCCCTGGAAACGGTAGTCGGCATTGCGCGGATCGAAGATATGCTGCATCACCACATCGCCATACAAGGCAAGAACAGCTACCGTTCCCGTGACAAAGAAGGCGAGGACAGAAATCTCAACAAGAGAGAAGCGTCGAGCAAAAGTGTAGATAGCAAGAATATTGATGAGGAAGACGACCAGCCGCTTGAGCGTAAGGGAGGGATCGTCACTCCAGACAACACTCATCACTGCCCAGATAACATACGCTGCGGCGAAGTATCGCAGATGGCCTGAGAAGCGTCCACGACGGGGAAGTTCCCGCAGAAGGAGGAGGCAGAAGAACGCGATGACAGGCATCGCCAACTGGCGGCTGGCGCTGCCCTGGAAGGCTGCCGATTCCGCTGCTGCCGACTCCGCGGTTGCCCCATGGACAATGAAGGGCAACACATAAGGAACGGAGTACCAGTAGCAGATAGCAAGCGCGATGCCGCAGACGATCTTCACAAGCATCAACCGTTTGGTGATGTGCGACAGCTCAAGGCGGACTCGCGCCAGCCGGTAGGGTGTGAAGGTCGTGGGACGGGCGGTGCTCACGCATCACCCCGCGCAGGAAGCAGAGAAGAGTTCAGCTTCTTCCCGCCTGTCTCCAAAGCGAAATCGATAAGAGCGGGCGACTCCCAGGGGACATCCATCCAGGCATCCCTGACCCATGAGCTTGCTGCATCGCGCCGTAACTCCTGTGGGAAAAGTGCGATGAATGGATTGTTCGTGGCTGCGGGTCGATCCTCGACCTGTTTCCCCAGAACCTCGCGCACATAGGCGGCCACCAGGTCTTTCCCTTTGCCGAACGAGAGATGACTCACTTGCGTCGGACGGGTATTCATCTCGATCAACAACGGGTTCCGTGTACCTGGTTCGCAG
This genomic window from Terriglobus albidus contains:
- a CDS encoding glycosyltransferase family 2 protein, giving the protein MVDTTVRSDFGQCEPGLVSIIIPTYKRPDDMRKAVESALAQTYDHIEIVIVSDGPDPAARAAVEGIDPRVHYAELPTNRGPAAARNEGVALSCGEWLTFLDDDDLILPGKIEKQLALADRNSPQTMISCRAIYRAQGKDNIHPERPIGPSEDVADYILLRPSLTQRPGVLPLQSLLLHRSLLKKVPFTTHADHEDWAWLLEAWHLAGARVKFAWEPLVVYNIVVDSISRSRRTNWKDSLEWAQQYRRWIGDRAFASFLSTKVALKAKRSQDKGALQQIGRLVMASRPGWLELAFLAGIWLLPGQVLHHLWKKSLESSHQAGQTAS
- a CDS encoding O-antigen ligase family protein, which gives rise to MSTARPTTFTPYRLARVRLELSHITKRLMLVKIVCGIALAICYWYSVPYVLPFIVHGATAESAAAESAAFQGSASRQLAMPVIAFFCLLLLRELPRRGRFSGHLRYFAAAYVIWAVMSVVWSDDPSLTLKRLVVFLINILAIYTFARRFSLVEISVLAFFVTGTVAVLALYGDVVMQHIFDPRNADYRFQGVAEANYQAMSLVVCIFSGLTLFDRRPTWRKFLAPALFAAFILLYLTRSRVSTIICLMMAGIMMFRLARKILSASARAMLAVACLAVVLPVMVYVVGQKGLGAAQSAFMMGRTDTQNTSNLSNRAPLWAELSDYVKTRPLQGFGYAGFWSPSRVSLISGHQGWTVPHAHENYLDQTLSLGFVGALLYAGVLWGALVLAWKRYRRSRQATDLLMAAMLTWLALEGLAESVPIDPYLPTTLAYACIVKMCFAEGSEAEQDTWLEPDQLLGGVTPALLEKLSPNLRAEAQTAMESSHG